Proteins encoded together in one Mannheimia haemolytica window:
- the rne gene encoding Ribonuclease E, protein MKRMLINATQKEELRVALVDGQRLFDLDIESPGHEQKKSNIYKGKITRVEPSLEAAFVDYGAERHGFLPLKEISREYFPSDYVFNGRPNIKDIIQEGQEVIVQVSKEERGNKGAALTTFISLAGSYLVLMPNNPRAGGISRRIEGDERLELKEALDCLDVPEDVGLIVRTAGVGKSPEELQWDLKVLLHHWEAIKKAAESRPAPFLIHQESDVIVRAIRDYLRRDIGEILIDNKKVFEKAKNHIRLVRPDFINRVKLYEGEVPLFSHYQIESQIESAFQREVRLPSGGSIVIDVTEALTAIDINSSRSTRGGDIEETALNTNLEAADEIARQLRLRDLGGLIVIDFIDMTPVRHQREVENRIREATRQDRARIQFARISRFGLLEMSRQRLSPSLSEASSHICPRCQGTGKVRDNESIALSILRLLEEEAIKENTAQVHTIVPVQIASYLLNEKRKAISSIEKRHDVQIVVVPSESMETPHFSVYRLRENEITPTLSYDLTKHYEARNEEEHPHHHHQEDVLVTRNEPVITVESVLQSSELNLQPSPTPTEPPKPSLLSRLIATIKGWFSEEKVEEKPKPKARNQRDRRQRRERPNRNTKAENQERKTVQAQATPTEEKPVRSEKKARRAVVEEVSGVTEQESRSSSREVQTERRQRRDLRKKVRVETQEVEAENLTPAVEETVAKQVENVQKNQQIQPLITQEVPVETTSTVETTNEGRENNRQRRLPRHLRVGNQRRRENQRNQVISPMPLTSAVASPELASGKVWVQVTSTAKAEEKAPFLSVDQMLEQQENQPVETEKKSEEKKLQTVSPLGGFVAQPTNRDLVKEKQEQLSKPKEEKVASEDVKPVEVKEHIAPFGSVVAQHSERDLVKEKNERVSKFQSQATVAPAIVEDVTHPIEVPKSAYESDYRFNGRLGTFSRVEHTQAAMTIASAPSDKLEVVEISQWQNSKYYFYGKGFGGYTSAVSQVQSAPRSTNG, encoded by the coding sequence ATGAAAAGAATGTTAATCAATGCAACTCAAAAAGAAGAGTTGCGTGTTGCCCTCGTTGATGGGCAACGCTTATTTGACTTGGACATCGAAAGCCCGGGTCACGAACAGAAAAAATCCAATATCTACAAGGGTAAAATTACCCGTGTCGAACCAAGCCTTGAAGCTGCATTCGTGGATTACGGTGCAGAACGCCACGGCTTCCTACCTTTAAAAGAAATTTCCCGAGAATACTTCCCGTCAGACTATGTGTTTAACGGTCGCCCGAATATCAAAGATATTATTCAAGAAGGGCAAGAAGTGATTGTTCAAGTCAGCAAAGAAGAGCGTGGTAACAAAGGAGCAGCCTTAACCACCTTTATTTCGCTTGCGGGTAGTTACTTAGTTTTAATGCCGAACAACCCTCGTGCCGGTGGTATTTCCCGCCGTATTGAAGGCGATGAGCGTTTAGAACTCAAAGAGGCATTAGACTGCTTAGATGTGCCGGAAGATGTCGGCTTAATCGTGCGTACCGCCGGTGTGGGTAAATCACCGGAAGAGTTACAATGGGACTTAAAAGTCTTGTTACACCACTGGGAAGCAATTAAAAAGGCGGCGGAATCTCGCCCTGCTCCGTTCTTAATTCACCAAGAAAGTGACGTGATTGTGCGTGCAATTCGTGACTATCTACGCCGTGATATTGGCGAAATCTTAATCGACAACAAAAAAGTGTTCGAGAAAGCCAAAAACCACATTCGCCTTGTTCGCCCGGATTTCATCAACCGTGTGAAATTATACGAAGGCGAAGTACCGCTATTTAGTCATTATCAAATTGAATCGCAAATCGAATCGGCATTCCAACGTGAAGTGCGTTTACCTTCCGGTGGCTCTATCGTTATTGATGTCACAGAAGCATTAACAGCAATTGATATTAACTCCTCACGTTCAACCCGTGGCGGCGATATTGAAGAAACCGCTCTTAACACCAACTTAGAAGCGGCTGATGAAATTGCCCGTCAGTTACGTTTACGTGACTTAGGCGGTTTGATTGTGATCGACTTTATTGATATGACGCCGGTTCGCCACCAACGTGAAGTGGAAAACCGTATTCGTGAAGCGACACGCCAAGACCGTGCGAGAATCCAATTTGCCCGTATTTCCCGTTTCGGTTTGTTAGAAATGAGCCGTCAGCGTTTAAGCCCATCATTAAGTGAGGCTTCATCGCATATCTGCCCTCGCTGTCAGGGAACAGGTAAAGTACGTGATAATGAATCAATCGCACTGTCGATTTTACGTTTATTAGAAGAAGAGGCAATCAAAGAAAACACAGCACAGGTTCACACCATTGTGCCGGTGCAAATCGCCAGCTACTTACTCAACGAAAAACGTAAAGCGATTTCCAGCATTGAAAAACGCCACGATGTACAAATTGTCGTAGTACCGTCTGAAAGTATGGAAACGCCGCATTTCAGCGTATATCGCCTGCGTGAAAATGAAATTACCCCAACGTTAAGCTACGATTTAACCAAGCATTATGAAGCTCGTAATGAGGAAGAACACCCACATCATCACCATCAAGAAGATGTGTTAGTCACCCGTAACGAGCCGGTGATTACGGTAGAGTCTGTGTTACAAAGCTCGGAGCTGAATCTCCAACCTTCGCCAACACCTACCGAACCACCAAAACCATCACTATTAAGCCGCTTAATTGCGACCATTAAAGGCTGGTTTAGCGAAGAAAAAGTGGAAGAAAAACCGAAGCCGAAAGCACGCAACCAGCGTGATCGTCGCCAACGCCGTGAACGCCCGAACCGCAATACCAAAGCGGAAAACCAAGAGCGTAAAACCGTGCAAGCTCAAGCTACTCCAACGGAAGAAAAACCGGTGCGTAGCGAGAAAAAAGCACGCCGAGCGGTAGTGGAAGAAGTTTCCGGCGTAACCGAGCAAGAGAGTCGTAGCAGCTCCCGTGAGGTTCAAACCGAACGCCGCCAACGCCGTGATCTACGTAAAAAAGTGCGTGTCGAAACACAAGAAGTAGAAGCAGAAAATCTAACACCTGCTGTTGAGGAAACGGTAGCAAAACAAGTTGAAAATGTGCAAAAAAATCAGCAAATTCAACCGCTTATAACCCAAGAAGTACCTGTTGAAACAACCTCTACGGTAGAAACAACGAACGAAGGACGTGAAAATAACCGCCAACGCCGTTTACCTCGCCATTTGCGTGTGGGCAATCAGCGTCGTCGTGAAAATCAACGCAATCAGGTTATTTCTCCTATGCCTCTAACTTCAGCTGTTGCTTCTCCTGAGCTTGCGAGCGGTAAAGTTTGGGTTCAGGTTACCTCTACTGCTAAAGCAGAGGAAAAAGCACCATTCTTATCCGTTGATCAAATGCTTGAACAGCAAGAAAATCAGCCTGTTGAGACAGAGAAAAAATCAGAAGAGAAGAAACTTCAGACAGTTAGTCCGCTAGGTGGTTTTGTAGCACAACCAACTAACCGTGATTTGGTTAAGGAGAAACAAGAACAGCTTTCCAAACCGAAGGAAGAAAAAGTTGCTTCTGAAGACGTAAAACCAGTAGAAGTAAAGGAGCATATTGCTCCATTTGGCAGTGTGGTTGCTCAGCATTCTGAACGTGATTTAGTTAAAGAGAAAAATGAGCGAGTTAGTAAATTCCAATCACAAGCAACAGTTGCACCAGCGATTGTGGAAGATGTTACTCACCCGATTGAAGTGCCAAAATCAGCTTACGAAAGCGATTATCGATTTAACGGCAGATTAGGTACATTCTCTCGTGTTGAGCATACCCAAGCCGCTATGACGATTGCTTCTGCACCAAGTGACAAGCTTGAAGTAGTCGAAATTAGCCAATGGCAAAACTCTAAATACTATTTCTATGGCAAAGGGTTTGGCGGATATACCAGCGCAGTGAGCCAAGTGCAGTCAGCGCCTCGTTCAACCAATGGTTAA
- the zapA gene encoding Z ring-associated protein ZapA yields MSANNIELQIFGQVLRLQCPVEQQEHLLASAQRLEERVAVLKEQSGIIQLEKVLAIVALNLNYELEQAQRQNAENKNVLVACIEQLDNSLGKFQSN; encoded by the coding sequence ATGTCGGCAAATAATATCGAACTACAGATTTTTGGGCAGGTTTTACGCTTGCAATGCCCTGTTGAACAGCAAGAGCATTTACTGGCTTCAGCACAGCGTTTGGAAGAGCGTGTGGCGGTATTGAAAGAGCAGTCCGGCATTATTCAGCTTGAAAAAGTGTTAGCGATTGTGGCATTGAATTTAAATTATGAACTGGAACAAGCCCAACGCCAAAATGCAGAAAATAAAAATGTGTTGGTCGCTTGTATTGAGCAGTTAGATAATTCGCTTGGTAAATTCCAATCTAATTAG
- a CDS encoding putative alkylphosphonate utilization operon protein PhnA: MIYPTCPECKSENTYHDSIQFVCPDCAYEWTGEETDQDDDVLIVKDSNGNLLSDGDDVLLIKDLKLKGSSEVLKKGTKFKGIRLAQGDHNVDCGKIMLKSEFLKKA, translated from the coding sequence ATGATTTACCCAACCTGCCCTGAATGTAAAAGCGAAAATACTTACCACGACTCAATTCAATTTGTTTGCCCGGATTGTGCGTATGAATGGACGGGCGAAGAAACGGATCAAGATGATGATGTGCTAATTGTAAAAGACAGTAATGGCAATTTATTATCTGACGGGGACGATGTATTATTAATCAAAGATTTAAAATTAAAAGGCTCGTCTGAAGTACTGAAAAAAGGTACAAAATTCAAAGGAATCCGTTTAGCTCAAGGTGACCATAATGTCGATTGCGGTAAAATTATGTTGAAATCAGAATTCTTAAAAAAAGCTTAA
- the rutB gene encoding Peroxyureidoacrylate/ureidoacrylate amidohydrolase RutB: MSQAQFEEINQERRQALNHGSRIAMAASVLGALGIASTANAKQAGAEKSPYAEPEQYGLKRHGMTIDPKRVALVVVDPQIDFLSPKGVMWGVLGDSIKENNTVANIESLFKAAKAVDMPTFVSPHYYYPTDHKWEFGSPGEHFMHDSGMFARKGQYTMEGFENSGADFMPEYKPYIFDGKTVIASPHKVFGPETNDLVLQLRKRKIDQVILAGMAANLCIDSHLRELIEQGFEVTVVKDATAGPRIPEGDGYLAALTNYRIIANDLWTTEDAVKKMTAKA; encoded by the coding sequence ATGTCACAAGCACAATTTGAAGAAATCAACCAAGAACGCCGTCAAGCCCTTAACCACGGCTCTCGTATTGCAATGGCTGCCAGTGTATTAGGTGCATTAGGTATTGCATCAACAGCAAATGCAAAACAAGCCGGCGCAGAAAAATCACCTTATGCAGAGCCGGAACAATACGGTTTAAAACGCCACGGAATGACTATTGATCCAAAACGTGTGGCATTAGTAGTAGTTGATCCACAAATTGACTTCCTAAGCCCGAAAGGCGTGATGTGGGGCGTGTTAGGCGACTCTATTAAAGAGAACAACACCGTAGCCAACATTGAAAGCCTATTTAAAGCGGCAAAAGCAGTGGATATGCCAACCTTTGTTTCGCCACACTATTACTACCCAACCGATCACAAATGGGAATTTGGCTCACCGGGCGAACACTTTATGCACGACAGCGGAATGTTTGCGAGAAAAGGTCAATACACAATGGAAGGCTTTGAAAATTCAGGTGCGGATTTTATGCCTGAGTACAAACCATACATTTTTGATGGTAAAACAGTGATTGCTTCACCACATAAAGTTTTTGGCCCAGAAACCAATGACTTAGTGTTGCAATTACGCAAACGTAAAATCGACCAAGTAATTTTAGCCGGTATGGCTGCCAACTTATGTATTGATTCACACTTGCGTGAATTAATCGAACAAGGTTTTGAAGTAACAGTGGTGAAAGATGCAACCGCTGGGCCTCGTATTCCTGAAGGTGACGGCTATCTTGCAGCATTAACCAACTACCGTATTATCGCAAATGACCTCTGGACCACTGAAGATGCAGTGAAAAAAATGACGGCAAAAGCATAA
- a CDS encoding Protein of uncharacterised function (DUF416) — MRNPIHKRMERFEPWQNTTFMACLCERMYPNYQLFCEVTEQPEKAKVFQNILNLVWEYLTIKGAKINFDNQLEKLEEIIPDVNEYAFFGVLPAQEACEALSELLHSIIAGSTLEQAIRISQISLGTVASYLEMQQDKELNEQELKNSEEIQEELDVQWQIYRLLNECEKRDLDLIFELKDEIRSSGISNIGLNINQ; from the coding sequence ATGAGAAACCCGATTCATAAACGCATGGAACGTTTCGAGCCTTGGCAAAACACCACCTTTATGGCGTGCCTATGCGAAAGAATGTACCCTAACTATCAGCTTTTTTGTGAAGTAACCGAACAGCCTGAAAAAGCTAAGGTATTCCAAAATATTTTAAATTTAGTCTGGGAATATTTAACCATAAAAGGGGCAAAAATTAATTTCGATAACCAACTGGAAAAATTAGAAGAAATCATTCCTGATGTGAACGAATATGCGTTTTTTGGTGTCTTACCTGCACAGGAAGCTTGCGAAGCCCTTTCTGAACTTCTTCACAGTATTATCGCTGGTTCAACCCTTGAACAAGCAATCCGCATCAGCCAAATTTCATTAGGCACAGTTGCCAGCTATTTGGAAATGCAACAAGATAAAGAACTGAACGAGCAAGAGCTAAAGAATTCTGAAGAAATTCAAGAAGAACTGGACGTACAGTGGCAAATATACCGCTTGCTAAACGAATGTGAAAAACGTGATCTTGATCTCATTTTTGAACTTAAAGATGAAATCAGAAGCAGCGGGATTAGTAATATCGGGTTAAATATTAACCAATAG
- the ubiD gene encoding 3-octaprenyl-4-hydroxybenzoate carboxy-lyase produces the protein MTAMKYKNLREFLDFLEAQGELVRIQQEIDPYLEMTEIADRTLRKGGPALLFENPKGYQMPVLCNLFGTPKRVALGMGQEDTKALRELGKLLAFLKEPEPPKGFKDLIGQLPQWKQILNMPPKVLSKADCQQVVISGDEVDLYKLPIMHCWPGDVAPLVTWGLTITQGPYKKRQNLGIYRQQLIGKNKLIMRWLSHRGGALDFQEWKAENPGKPFPVSVAIGADPATILAAVTPVPDTLSEYAFAGLLRGHKTEVVKSISNELEVPASSEIVLEGYIDLEETALEGPYGDHTGYYNEQEYFPVFTVTHITMRKDAIYHSTYTGRPPDEPAVLGEALNEVFIPILQKQFPEIVDFYLPPEGCSYRLAVVTMKKQYAGHAKRVMMGVWSFLRQFMYTKFVIVCDDDVNARDWKDVIWAITTRCDPARDTTLIEHTPIDYLDFASPIAGLGSKMGIDATNKWVGETSREWGTPIKKDDNVVKRIDEIWDSLGI, from the coding sequence ATGACCGCTATGAAGTATAAAAATCTCCGTGAATTTCTTGATTTTCTTGAGGCACAGGGCGAATTAGTCCGCATTCAGCAAGAAATCGATCCTTATTTAGAAATGACCGAAATTGCCGACCGCACTTTACGCAAAGGCGGGCCGGCATTACTGTTTGAAAACCCGAAAGGCTATCAAATGCCGGTGTTGTGTAATTTATTCGGCACGCCCAAACGGGTAGCTCTGGGAATGGGGCAAGAAGATACCAAAGCTCTGCGTGAGCTGGGCAAGTTACTTGCCTTTTTAAAAGAGCCTGAACCACCGAAAGGGTTTAAAGATTTGATCGGGCAACTGCCACAATGGAAGCAAATTTTAAATATGCCCCCTAAGGTGCTGAGCAAAGCAGATTGCCAGCAAGTAGTAATTTCTGGCGATGAGGTTGATCTCTATAAGTTACCGATTATGCACTGCTGGCCAGGCGATGTTGCTCCGCTGGTCACTTGGGGGCTGACCATTACGCAAGGTCCTTACAAGAAACGCCAGAATTTAGGCATCTATCGTCAGCAACTTATCGGCAAAAACAAGCTGATTATGCGTTGGCTTTCCCACCGTGGTGGTGCGTTAGACTTCCAAGAGTGGAAAGCCGAAAACCCAGGTAAACCGTTTCCGGTATCGGTGGCGATTGGGGCAGATCCAGCCACTATTTTAGCGGCAGTCACCCCTGTGCCGGATACGCTTTCGGAATATGCGTTCGCAGGGCTGTTGCGAGGGCATAAAACCGAAGTGGTCAAATCTATTTCCAATGAGTTAGAAGTGCCGGCAAGTAGCGAAATTGTGCTAGAGGGCTATATCGATCTTGAAGAAACCGCTTTGGAAGGCCCTTACGGCGACCACACCGGCTACTACAACGAGCAAGAATATTTTCCGGTATTTACCGTTACCCATATTACGATGCGAAAAGATGCAATTTATCATTCTACCTACACCGGCAGACCACCTGATGAACCGGCAGTATTAGGCGAAGCATTAAATGAAGTCTTTATTCCGATTTTGCAAAAACAGTTTCCGGAAATTGTCGATTTCTACTTGCCACCTGAAGGCTGTTCTTACCGTTTAGCTGTGGTGACGATGAAAAAACAATATGCCGGACACGCTAAACGGGTGATGATGGGAGTTTGGTCGTTCCTGCGTCAATTTATGTACACCAAGTTTGTGATTGTGTGCGATGATGATGTGAACGCTCGAGATTGGAAAGACGTGATTTGGGCGATCACTACCCGTTGTGACCCGGCTCGAGATACGACACTGATTGAACATACCCCGATTGATTATCTTGATTTTGCTTCACCGATTGCAGGGCTTGGCTCGAAAATGGGGATTGATGCCACCAATAAATGGGTGGGTGAAACTTCCAGAGAGTGGGGAACGCCAATCAAAAAAGATGACAATGTGGTGAAACGCATTGATGAAATTTGGGATTCTCTTGGCATCTAA
- the hemE gene encoding Uroporphyrinogen decarboxylase → MSQLKNDRYLKALLREPVDMTPVWMMRQAGRYLPEYKATRAEAGDFMSLCRNADLACEVTLQPLRRYELDAAILFSDILTVPDAMGLGLSFGAGEGPKFARPVASLNDVNQLPIPDPEDELQYVMNAVRIIRRELKGEVPLIGFSGSPWTLATYMVEGGSSKAFTKIKKMLYAEPHILHKLLDKLADSVILYLNAQIKAGAQAVMVFDTWGGVLAHEDYKAFSLHYMHKIVDGLIRENEGRKVPVTLFTKGGGLWLEAIADTGCDAVGLDWTVDIADARRRVGNKVALQGNMDPSVLYASPERIEQEVKNILAGFGNGSGHVFNLGHGIHLDVPVESPKVFVDAIHNYSKQYHK, encoded by the coding sequence ATGTCTCAACTTAAAAATGATCGCTATTTAAAAGCCCTTTTGCGTGAACCGGTGGATATGACCCCAGTTTGGATGATGCGTCAAGCCGGGCGTTACTTGCCGGAATATAAAGCCACCCGAGCAGAAGCCGGCGATTTTATGTCGCTCTGCCGCAACGCTGATTTAGCGTGTGAAGTGACCTTACAACCGCTACGCCGTTATGAACTCGATGCTGCTATCCTATTTTCCGATATTTTAACTGTGCCTGATGCAATGGGTTTAGGTTTAAGTTTTGGTGCTGGAGAAGGCCCGAAATTTGCCCGCCCGGTGGCAAGCCTCAATGATGTCAATCAGCTACCGATTCCTGATCCGGAAGACGAGTTGCAATATGTAATGAATGCGGTGCGTATCATTCGCCGAGAATTGAAAGGCGAAGTGCCATTAATTGGTTTTTCAGGCAGCCCTTGGACACTCGCCACCTATATGGTCGAAGGCGGTTCAAGCAAAGCATTTACCAAAATCAAAAAAATGCTCTATGCCGAACCACACATTCTGCACAAGTTGCTGGATAAGTTAGCCGACAGTGTGATTTTATACTTAAACGCCCAAATCAAAGCCGGTGCTCAAGCAGTGATGGTGTTCGACACTTGGGGCGGTGTATTGGCTCACGAGGATTATAAAGCCTTCTCATTACACTATATGCACAAAATTGTGGACGGTTTAATTCGAGAAAATGAAGGACGTAAAGTGCCTGTTACGCTATTTACCAAAGGCGGTGGCTTATGGTTAGAAGCGATTGCAGACACCGGCTGCGATGCGGTTGGCTTAGATTGGACGGTGGATATTGCCGATGCTCGCCGCCGTGTTGGCAACAAAGTTGCGTTGCAAGGCAATATGGATCCTAGCGTGCTGTATGCAAGCCCTGAACGAATCGAACAAGAAGTGAAAAACATTCTTGCCGGTTTTGGTAACGGCAGCGGACACGTCTTTAATCTTGGACACGGTATTCACTTAGATGTACCGGTGGAAAGCCCGAAAGTGTTTGTTGATGCGATTCACAACTACTCGAAGCAGTATCATAAATAA
- the araC_1 gene encoding Arabinose operon regulatory protein, whose translation MDSLTHLFTQFQFRTDLFHLGHLCQIGTFNEENKGYLHFVRQGRFILNQAAERPITIERPAIIFSPTNILHSLHPLDDSGLDIFCINFDFGKGIRNPLTHTLHNIVILELAQYPELGVLADQIFSEVNQKGCGYQAMIHHLCAYFTLKVARQCLEKGYIQTGLLKGLADKQLGKVLLAIHNAPERDWNVEELANMALMSRSRFAAYFKQTMGVSPMDYLTNWRLAVAQHLLQKGMSVALVAEQVGYSHNAALSRVFMRELGLSPTEWLAQNKES comes from the coding sequence GTGGATAGTTTGACTCATCTTTTTACCCAATTTCAGTTTCGCACGGATTTATTTCATCTAGGTCATTTATGTCAAATCGGGACTTTTAATGAAGAGAATAAAGGCTATTTGCATTTCGTTCGTCAGGGACGTTTTATTTTAAATCAGGCTGCCGAACGCCCGATTACGATTGAACGCCCTGCGATTATTTTTTCACCAACCAATATTTTGCATAGTTTGCATCCGTTAGATGATAGTGGGTTAGATATATTTTGTATTAATTTTGATTTTGGCAAAGGGATTCGCAACCCATTAACGCATACCTTGCATAATATTGTGATCTTAGAGTTGGCACAGTATCCGGAATTGGGGGTATTAGCCGATCAAATTTTTAGTGAAGTAAATCAGAAAGGGTGTGGTTATCAGGCAATGATCCACCATTTATGTGCCTATTTTACCTTGAAGGTTGCCCGCCAATGTTTAGAAAAAGGGTACATTCAAACAGGTTTGTTAAAAGGTTTGGCAGATAAGCAATTAGGGAAAGTGCTGTTAGCTATTCATAATGCACCGGAACGAGATTGGAATGTAGAGGAGTTAGCAAATATGGCATTAATGTCTCGTTCACGCTTTGCCGCTTATTTTAAACAAACGATGGGGGTTTCGCCGATGGATTATCTCACTAACTGGCGATTAGCGGTTGCCCAACATTTATTACAAAAAGGTATGTCGGTGGCATTGGTGGCAGAGCAAGTCGGCTATAGCCACAATGCTGCACTCAGCCGTGTTTTTATGCGGGAACTAGGGCTTTCACCTACCGAATGGTTAGCTCAAAATAAAGAATCGTAA
- the hupA gene encoding NS2: MNKTELIDAIAAGANLTKKDAKAALEATLDAISASLKAGDAVQLIGFGTFKVNERKARTGRNPKTGEEIKIAAAKVPAFVSGKALKDLVK; this comes from the coding sequence ATGAACAAAACTGAGTTAATCGATGCTATCGCCGCTGGTGCAAACTTAACCAAGAAAGATGCTAAAGCAGCATTAGAAGCAACTCTTGATGCAATCTCTGCAAGCTTAAAAGCAGGCGACGCTGTTCAATTAATCGGCTTCGGTACTTTTAAAGTAAATGAGCGTAAAGCACGTACTGGTCGTAACCCAAAAACTGGTGAAGAGATCAAAATTGCAGCAGCTAAAGTACCTGCATTCGTTTCAGGTAAAGCATTAAAAGATTTAGTAAAATAA
- the znuA gene encoding High-affinity zinc uptake system protein znuA precursor → MFKKTLLSLAVLGAGVAQADVLTSVKPLGFIASAITEGVTETKVLLPVTASPHDYSLKPSDVTQLQSAQLVVWVGDGLEGFLEKSIEKLPKEKVLTLEDVDAIDEIVEKASKKEHKDDDHDHKDEHAHKHEHKHEHKHEHKHEGHDHDHHGHSHDEDWHIWFSAEASELAAEQIAARLSEQMPEQKAKIAENLAKFKANLTAKKADIAKQLEPVKAKGYYTFHDAYGYFEREYGLNSLGSFTINPTVAPGAKTIASIKKNIEKHKAQCLFAEPQFTPKVIETLAKETKVNVGQLDPLGAKVQLSATAYPEFLQVLADEFSQCLTK, encoded by the coding sequence ATGTTTAAGAAAACCTTACTCAGCCTTGCCGTTTTAGGGGCAGGCGTTGCTCAAGCCGATGTGCTAACCAGTGTTAAACCGCTAGGCTTTATTGCTAGTGCCATTACCGAAGGTGTAACCGAAACTAAAGTATTATTACCGGTAACCGCTTCTCCGCATGATTACAGCTTAAAACCTTCAGATGTTACTCAATTACAATCTGCTCAATTAGTGGTTTGGGTTGGTGACGGCTTAGAAGGCTTTTTAGAAAAAAGCATTGAAAAATTACCGAAAGAAAAAGTGTTGACGCTTGAAGATGTTGATGCGATTGATGAAATTGTTGAGAAAGCAAGCAAAAAAGAACACAAAGACGATGATCATGATCATAAAGATGAACACGCCCATAAACATGAGCATAAGCACGAACACAAGCATGAGCATAAACACGAAGGGCATGACCACGATCATCACGGACATAGCCACGATGAAGATTGGCACATCTGGTTCTCAGCTGAAGCAAGTGAGCTGGCAGCAGAGCAAATTGCGGCACGTTTAAGCGAACAAATGCCGGAACAAAAAGCGAAAATTGCGGAAAACCTTGCAAAATTTAAAGCAAATTTAACCGCAAAAAAAGCAGACATTGCGAAACAATTAGAGCCGGTAAAAGCCAAAGGTTACTACACATTCCACGATGCTTATGGCTATTTTGAAAGAGAGTATGGTTTAAATTCATTGGGTTCATTTACCATTAACCCAACCGTTGCACCGGGTGCGAAAACCATTGCTTCTATCAAGAAAAATATTGAAAAGCACAAAGCACAATGTTTATTTGCCGAGCCTCAATTCACGCCAAAAGTGATTGAAACCTTAGCAAAAGAAACCAAAGTGAACGTAGGGCAATTAGACCCACTGGGTGCAAAAGTTCAGTTAAGTGCGACTGCTTACCCTGAATTTTTACAAGTTTTGGCTGACGAATTTAGCCAATGTTTAACAAAATAA